The Roseovarius indicus genome has a segment encoding these proteins:
- a CDS encoding zinc-binding dehydrogenase, with translation MKVKAVVITGQGGPEVMKLQDIELAWPGGPGDVLVELRAAALNPADTFFRQLGGYIDAGPFVPGHDGMGVVKEVGPEVTEVTVGDRVCFCNGGIGGAPGTYGEAAVVPEWQLAKVPEGVDDLTAAALPLVAITGWEALYERARLAEGEHVLIHAGAGGTGHMAVQLAALRGAKVAATVSGPEKARLVEDLGAELSINYRETDFVAAARDWSGGLDVALDNVGEAVMTRTYGAMAPYGRVVTLMGVAPDDGDVTAYNMNLDILNVMMLTPMWLGLEGALRRQAGIVREALALVADGRLRVRHAETFDLDRAGEAHGFLESGQAVGKVTLRIG, from the coding sequence ATGAAGGTGAAAGCTGTCGTCATTACCGGCCAGGGCGGGCCGGAGGTCATGAAACTGCAGGATATCGAGCTGGCATGGCCCGGGGGGCCGGGGGATGTGCTGGTGGAGCTGAGGGCCGCGGCGCTGAACCCGGCGGATACGTTTTTCCGACAGCTGGGCGGGTATATCGACGCGGGGCCGTTCGTGCCGGGGCATGACGGGATGGGCGTGGTGAAAGAGGTCGGGCCGGAGGTGACGGAGGTCACCGTGGGCGACCGGGTGTGTTTCTGCAATGGCGGGATCGGGGGCGCGCCGGGGACCTATGGGGAGGCCGCGGTGGTGCCGGAGTGGCAGTTGGCGAAGGTGCCCGAGGGGGTGGACGACCTGACCGCCGCCGCGCTGCCGCTGGTGGCGATCACCGGGTGGGAAGCGCTTTATGAGCGGGCGCGGCTGGCCGAGGGGGAGCATGTGCTGATCCATGCCGGCGCGGGCGGCACGGGGCACATGGCGGTGCAGCTGGCCGCCCTGCGCGGCGCGAAGGTGGCGGCGACGGTGAGCGGGCCGGAGAAGGCGCGGCTTGTCGAGGATTTGGGCGCGGAGCTTTCCATCAACTATCGCGAGACGGATTTCGTGGCGGCCGCGCGGGACTGGTCGGGCGGTCTGGACGTGGCGTTGGACAACGTGGGCGAGGCGGTGATGACGCGGACCTACGGGGCGATGGCGCCCTATGGCCGGGTGGTCACGCTGATGGGGGTGGCGCCGGATGACGGGGACGTCACGGCCTACAACATGAACCTCGATATCCTGAACGTGATGATGTTGACGCCGATGTGGCTGGGGCTGGAGGGCGCCCTGCGGCGGCAGGCGGGGATCGTGCGGGAGGCATTGGCGTTGGTGGCCGATGGCAGGCTGCGGGTTCGGCATGCCGAGACGTTCGACCTCGACCGGGCCGGGGAGGCGCATGGGTTTCTCGAGAGCGGGCAGGCGGTGGGGAAGGTCACGCTGCGGATCGGGTAG
- a CDS encoding DUF7218 family protein — MPDPSIKNEDTYEELRDKGYSKEKAARIANAQANDKQKPSKKGGKNPAYEDWTKEELYDKAQDIGIEGRSDMTKDELIKALRG; from the coding sequence ATGCCCGACCCGAGCATCAAGAACGAAGACACCTACGAGGAACTCCGCGACAAGGGCTACTCCAAGGAGAAAGCCGCCCGCATCGCCAACGCCCAGGCCAACGACAAGCAGAAACCCTCGAAGAAAGGCGGCAAGAACCCGGCCTACGAGGACTGGACCAAGGAAGAGCTCTACGACAAGGCCCAGGACATCGGCATCGAGGGCCGCAGCGACATGACCAAGGACGAGCTGATCAAGGCCCTGCGCGGCTGA
- a CDS encoding DMT family transporter — protein sequence MSADTGRTGLGILLMIGFCILAPVQDSFAKLTSDAVAVGQVATTRFLAQAALLLPLALAFGWLHRPKAGEIGLHLARATLLLIATAFFFTAIRVMPIADSIAIFFVEPFILTLLGGLLLGEPIGPRRYIACGIGFAGALLIIQPSFAEVGPTALLPLVTALCFAFYMILTRRMATRMHPITLQIYTGIAALSLAVPILAAFDGSGFAPLDPVWPDPRDLTLLLGLGVVATISHVCLSFALSFAPASLLASIQYLEIVCATLLGYYIFGDLPGTMAFAGIALVVGSGLFVFFRERKLGRRPLPQP from the coding sequence ATGAGCGCGGACACCGGCCGGACGGGCCTTGGTATTCTCTTGATGATCGGCTTCTGCATCCTGGCCCCGGTTCAGGACAGTTTCGCCAAGCTGACCAGCGACGCCGTCGCCGTGGGCCAGGTCGCGACCACCCGGTTTCTCGCCCAGGCGGCGCTCTTGCTGCCGCTGGCCCTGGCCTTCGGCTGGCTGCACCGCCCGAAAGCGGGCGAAATCGGCCTGCACCTCGCCCGCGCCACGCTTCTGCTCATCGCCACCGCCTTCTTCTTCACCGCCATCCGCGTGATGCCCATCGCCGATTCCATCGCCATCTTCTTCGTCGAGCCTTTCATCCTGACCCTGCTCGGCGGCCTCCTCCTGGGCGAACCCATCGGCCCGCGCCGCTACATCGCCTGCGGCATCGGCTTTGCCGGGGCGCTGCTGATCATCCAGCCCAGCTTTGCCGAGGTCGGGCCGACGGCGCTTCTGCCGCTGGTCACGGCGCTGTGCTTTGCCTTCTACATGATCCTGACCCGGCGCATGGCCACGCGGATGCACCCGATCACCCTGCAGATCTATACCGGCATCGCCGCGCTGTCCCTCGCCGTCCCGATCCTGGCGGCGTTCGACGGCTCCGGCTTCGCCCCGCTCGACCCGGTCTGGCCCGACCCGCGCGACCTGACACTGCTGCTGGGCCTCGGGGTCGTCGCGACGATCAGCCATGTCTGCCTGAGCTTCGCCCTCTCCTTCGCGCCCGCCTCGCTGCTGGCATCGATCCAGTACCTCGAAATCGTCTGCGCCACGCTGCTCGGCTACTACATCTTCGGCGACCTGCCGGGCACGATGGCCTTCGCCGGTATCGCGCTGGTGGTGGGCTCGGGGCTCTTCGTCTTCTTCCGCGAACGCAAGCTGGGGCGCCGGCCGCTGCCCCAGCCCTGA
- a CDS encoding L-serine ammonia-lyase has protein sequence MFLSVFEMFKVGIGPSSSHTMGPMVAAGKFLEKMRAAPFGFHGVKGTLHGSLAFTGVGHATDRATILGLAGFLPDTYDHDAAEKVLEEIRETHTVKPEGLGTLQFDPKNDLSFDFGPNLPGHANGMILMATDKQGDVILQETYYSIGGGFVMTEAELAAGRNTDEGEPVPYPFKSAVEMLEMAETSGKTIAQMKKANEISRGGSENLRSGVRRIWQVMNDCIERGLTTEGELPGGLYVKRRAKGIADALDAERGTNLNAPHKINDWMSAYAMAVNEENAAGGQVVTAPTNGAAGVVPAVIKYWLEHVPGASEAHVEDFLLTAAAIGGLVKYNASISGAEAGCQAEVGSAAAMGAAGLAAVLGGTPQQIENAAEIALEHHLGMTCDPVKGLVQVPCIERNGLGAIKAVSAASLALRGDGTHLVPLDACIETMRQTGADMSEKYKETSLGGLAVNVPNC, from the coding sequence ATGTTTCTTTCCGTCTTCGAAATGTTCAAGGTCGGCATCGGCCCGTCCTCCTCGCACACGATGGGGCCGATGGTGGCAGCAGGGAAATTCCTCGAAAAGATGCGCGCGGCCCCCTTCGGCTTTCACGGGGTGAAGGGCACGCTGCACGGCTCTCTGGCCTTCACCGGCGTCGGCCACGCCACCGACCGGGCCACCATCCTCGGCCTCGCCGGCTTCCTGCCCGACACCTACGACCATGACGCGGCCGAAAAGGTGCTCGAGGAGATCCGCGAGACCCACACCGTCAAACCCGAGGGCCTCGGCACGCTGCAATTCGACCCGAAAAACGACCTGAGTTTCGACTTCGGCCCCAACCTGCCCGGCCATGCCAACGGCATGATCCTGATGGCCACCGACAAGCAGGGCGACGTCATCCTGCAGGAGACCTATTACTCCATCGGCGGCGGCTTCGTGATGACCGAGGCCGAGCTGGCGGCGGGGCGCAACACCGACGAGGGCGAGCCCGTCCCCTACCCGTTCAAAAGCGCGGTCGAGATGCTGGAGATGGCCGAAACCAGCGGCAAGACCATCGCCCAGATGAAGAAGGCCAACGAAATCTCGCGCGGCGGGTCCGAGAACCTCAGATCGGGCGTGCGCCGCATCTGGCAGGTGATGAACGACTGCATCGAACGGGGCCTCACGACCGAGGGCGAGCTTCCCGGCGGGCTCTACGTCAAGCGCCGCGCCAAGGGCATCGCCGACGCGCTCGACGCCGAGCGCGGCACCAACCTCAACGCGCCCCACAAGATCAACGACTGGATGAGCGCCTATGCCATGGCCGTCAACGAGGAGAACGCCGCCGGCGGTCAGGTCGTGACGGCCCCCACCAACGGCGCGGCGGGCGTCGTGCCGGCGGTCATCAAGTACTGGCTGGAACACGTGCCCGGCGCCTCCGAGGCCCATGTCGAGGATTTCCTGCTCACCGCCGCCGCCATCGGCGGGCTGGTGAAATACAACGCCTCGATCTCCGGCGCCGAAGCGGGCTGCCAAGCCGAAGTCGGCAGCGCGGCGGCCATGGGTGCGGCCGGGCTGGCGGCCGTACTCGGCGGCACGCCCCAACAGATCGAGAACGCTGCCGAAATCGCGCTCGAACACCATCTCGGCATGACCTGCGACCCGGTCAAGGGCCTCGTCCAGGTGCCCTGCATCGAACGCAACGGCCTCGGCGCCATCAAGGCGGTCAGCGCCGCCAGCCTCGCGCTGCGCGGCGACGGCACGCATCTCGTCCCGCTCGACGCCTGCATCGAGACCATGCGCCAGACCGGCGCGGACATGAGCGAGAAGTACAAGGAAACCTCGCTTGGCGGCCTCGCGGTGAACGTGCCCAACTGCTGA
- a CDS encoding glutathione S-transferase family protein, with product MTYRLHYAPDNASLIIRLALEELGLPYETALIDRKARGHKAPAYLAVNPAGLIPALETPDGAIFETGAILLWLADRHGTLAPVPEAPGRGAFLKWLFFTSNTLHVAMRMRFYPDQYVGGDPAAQATLRAHLKGEISRHVGLLETQAAQSPAWLCGPAPSALDLYLACLLRWLQIYPAAEDNSWFNLADWPHLQAMATRLERCNSVRAAIHAEGLGETPFTAPRHATPPEGSAT from the coding sequence ATGACCTACCGCCTGCATTACGCCCCCGACAACGCCTCGCTCATCATCCGCCTCGCGCTGGAGGAGCTGGGCCTGCCCTATGAAACCGCGCTGATCGACCGCAAGGCGCGCGGCCACAAGGCGCCCGCCTATCTCGCGGTGAACCCCGCCGGCCTGATCCCCGCGCTGGAAACCCCCGACGGCGCGATCTTCGAGACCGGTGCGATCCTGCTCTGGCTGGCCGACCGGCACGGCACGCTGGCCCCCGTCCCCGAAGCCCCCGGGCGCGGCGCCTTCCTCAAATGGCTGTTCTTCACCTCCAACACGCTCCACGTGGCGATGCGGATGCGGTTCTACCCCGACCAATATGTGGGCGGCGACCCAGCCGCGCAGGCCACCCTGCGCGCCCATCTCAAGGGCGAGATCAGCCGCCACGTGGGCCTCCTCGAAACCCAGGCCGCGCAATCGCCCGCCTGGCTCTGCGGCCCCGCCCCCTCGGCGCTCGACCTCTACCTCGCCTGCCTCCTGCGCTGGCTGCAAATCTACCCGGCCGCCGAAGACAACAGCTGGTTCAACCTCGCCGACTGGCCGCATTTGCAGGCGATGGCGACGCGTCTGGAACGTTGTAACAGCGTCAGGGCTGCCATACATGCCGAAGGCCTGGGCGAAACGCCGTTCACGGCCCCGCGACACGCAACACCACCAGAAGGCAGCGCCACCTGA
- the rpiA gene encoding ribose-5-phosphate isomerase RpiA — translation MSGELSPIDKAKFVAAKRSVDYVEDGMRVGLGTGSTAAWMVRCLGELVRDDGLKIRGVPSSTRTAELARDVGIEVISIDEAKWLDLTIDGADEFDGNLNLIKGGGGALLQEKIVATASDQMIVIADIGKEVEHLGAFPLPVEVIPFGWQTTRALIEELLVSMDVLGRDASLRMNGRHPYVTDEGNYILDLHLGRIGDPHQMAMVLNQMPGVVENGLFMDICDIVIIGHGNGKVETRDINEGTVEEDRLDFVESDNLFSDLQD, via the coding sequence ATGTCCGGAGAGTTGTCGCCCATCGACAAGGCCAAATTCGTCGCGGCCAAGCGGTCTGTCGACTATGTCGAGGACGGCATGCGCGTGGGGCTTGGCACGGGCAGCACCGCGGCGTGGATGGTGCGCTGCCTGGGCGAGCTGGTGCGGGATGACGGGCTGAAGATCCGCGGTGTGCCCTCCTCGACCCGGACGGCCGAGCTGGCGCGTGACGTGGGCATCGAGGTCATCAGCATCGACGAGGCCAAGTGGCTTGACCTGACGATCGACGGCGCCGACGAGTTCGACGGCAACCTCAACCTGATCAAGGGCGGCGGCGGGGCGCTGTTGCAGGAGAAGATCGTCGCCACCGCCTCCGATCAGATGATCGTGATCGCGGATATCGGGAAAGAGGTCGAACATCTCGGCGCTTTCCCCCTGCCTGTCGAGGTCATTCCCTTCGGCTGGCAGACCACCCGCGCGCTGATCGAAGAGCTTCTGGTCAGCATGGACGTGCTGGGCCGCGATGCCTCGCTTCGGATGAACGGGCGGCATCCCTACGTCACGGACGAGGGGAATTACATTCTCGACCTGCATCTGGGCCGCATCGGCGACCCGCACCAGATGGCCATGGTGCTCAACCAGATGCCCGGCGTCGTTGAAAACGGGCTTTTCATGGATATCTGCGACATCGTGATCATCGGCCATGGCAACGGGAAGGTCGAGACGCGCGATATCAACGAAGGCACGGTGGAAGAGGATCGTCTGGATTTCGTGGAATCCGACAACCTGTTCTCCGACCTGCAGGATTAG
- the gor gene encoding glutathione-disulfide reductase yields MVFDYDLFVIGGGSGGVRAARVAAQGGAKVALAEEDRYGGTCVIRGCVPKKLMVFASEYPGHIADARAYGWQVEPGRFDWDAFKTKLHGELDRLEGVYRNLLKNSGVEAYDARATLEDAHTVKLSTGESFTAKHILLATGGRPVRPDLPGADEGLVSNDIFHMDTLPKSMLIIGGGYIACEFAGILNGLGVEVTQFYRGAQILRGFDEEARGLIADEMIASGIHLHLGTDIKRVEQGGDGYKVTGTNGSEHTFEKIFFATGRTPNTDGMGLEEAGVKLGRKGEVVVDEYSQTSVPSIYAIGDVTDRVNLTPVAIREGMAFVETVFNGNPTPVDHELIPTAIFTQPEFGTIGLSEEEAQEQEPIEVYATSFKPMQQAFAGRNDRVLMKLIVSQETRKVLGCHIVAPGAGEMIQLAGIAVKMGATKEDFDRTVAVHPTMSEEIVTMKAPVRSG; encoded by the coding sequence ATGGTATTCGACTACGATCTTTTCGTGATCGGCGGCGGCTCGGGCGGTGTGCGCGCGGCCCGGGTGGCGGCGCAGGGCGGCGCCAAGGTGGCGCTGGCCGAGGAAGACCGTTACGGCGGCACCTGCGTGATCCGGGGCTGTGTGCCCAAGAAGCTGATGGTGTTCGCCAGCGAATACCCGGGCCACATCGCCGATGCGCGGGCATATGGCTGGCAGGTCGAGCCGGGCCGCTTTGACTGGGACGCGTTCAAGACCAAGCTGCATGGCGAGCTTGACCGGCTGGAAGGCGTCTATCGCAACCTGCTGAAGAACTCGGGCGTCGAGGCCTACGATGCCCGCGCCACGCTGGAAGATGCGCATACGGTGAAGCTGTCGACCGGCGAGAGCTTTACCGCCAAGCATATCCTGCTGGCGACCGGCGGCCGCCCGGTCAGGCCTGACCTGCCGGGCGCCGACGAGGGGCTGGTGTCGAACGACATCTTCCACATGGACACCCTGCCCAAGTCGATGCTGATCATCGGGGGCGGGTATATCGCCTGTGAATTTGCCGGCATCCTGAACGGGCTTGGGGTGGAGGTGACGCAGTTCTATCGCGGCGCGCAGATCCTGCGGGGCTTCGACGAGGAGGCGCGCGGCCTGATCGCCGACGAGATGATCGCCTCGGGCATTCACCTGCATCTGGGCACCGATATCAAGCGGGTCGAGCAGGGCGGCGACGGCTACAAGGTGACCGGCACCAACGGCAGCGAACACACGTTCGAGAAGATCTTCTTCGCCACAGGCCGCACCCCCAATACCGACGGGATGGGGCTGGAAGAGGCCGGCGTGAAGCTTGGCCGCAAGGGCGAGGTCGTGGTGGACGAGTACAGCCAGACCAGCGTGCCCTCGATCTATGCGATCGGCGACGTGACCGACCGGGTGAACCTGACGCCGGTGGCGATCAGGGAAGGGATGGCCTTTGTCGAGACGGTGTTCAACGGCAACCCGACGCCTGTCGATCATGAGCTCATTCCCACGGCGATCTTCACCCAGCCCGAGTTCGGCACGATCGGCCTGTCGGAGGAAGAGGCGCAGGAGCAGGAGCCGATCGAGGTGTACGCGACCTCGTTCAAGCCGATGCAGCAGGCCTTTGCCGGGCGGAACGACCGGGTGCTGATGAAACTGATCGTGAGCCAGGAAACCCGCAAGGTTCTGGGCTGTCATATCGTCGCGCCCGGGGCGGGCGAGATGATCCAGCTGGCGGGCATCGCCGTAAAGATGGGCGCCACGAAAGAGGATTTCGACCGCACCGTGGCGGTGCACCCCACGATGTCGGAGGAGATCGTGACGATGAAAGCGCCGGTGCGCAGCGGTTGA
- the hflK gene encoding FtsH protease activity modulator HflK, with the protein MAGHSGGPWGGGGNSGGNGGDDDDRRGNRGGRRPPEGGSQIPEIDELVKKGQDQLRVLMGGRGGSGRGNGSTPGGGGPSFGRGAFVLGGLIAVVLWATASFYTVKPEEQSVELFLGKYYSTGDPGLNFAPWPLVTAEVINVTSERTENIGSGRGSSGGDGLMLTTDANIVDIDFQVVWNINDPAKLLFNIRDPQLTVQAVSEAVMREIIAATNLAPILNRDRGIIADTARENIQTTLDEYDSGINIVRVNLDTADPPREVIDAFREVQAAEQERDRLQRQADAYANRVLAEARGEAAQVLEQAEGYRARVVNEAIGEASRFIAVAQEFNQAPEVTQRRLYLETVERTLGKMDKILLDEATGENGQGVLPYLPLDQLRRSQTDNGGSN; encoded by the coding sequence ATGGCTGGACATTCTGGCGGCCCCTGGGGCGGCGGCGGAAACTCGGGAGGCAACGGGGGCGACGACGACGACCGCCGTGGCAACCGGGGCGGGCGACGGCCCCCCGAAGGCGGGTCGCAAATCCCCGAGATCGACGAGCTCGTCAAGAAAGGCCAGGATCAGCTGCGCGTCCTCATGGGCGGGCGCGGCGGCTCTGGCCGCGGCAATGGCAGCACGCCGGGCGGCGGCGGGCCGTCGTTCGGGCGCGGCGCCTTCGTGCTTGGCGGCCTGATTGCCGTTGTTTTGTGGGCCACGGCCAGCTTTTACACCGTCAAGCCGGAAGAGCAGTCTGTCGAACTGTTCCTCGGCAAGTATTACTCGACCGGTGACCCGGGTCTGAACTTTGCCCCGTGGCCGCTCGTGACCGCAGAGGTCATCAACGTGACCTCGGAGCGGACCGAGAATATCGGCAGCGGCCGGGGTTCGTCGGGTGGTGACGGGCTGATGCTGACCACCGATGCCAATATCGTGGACATCGATTTCCAGGTGGTCTGGAACATCAACGACCCCGCCAAGCTTCTGTTCAACATCCGCGATCCGCAGCTGACGGTTCAGGCGGTGTCGGAGGCGGTCATGCGCGAGATCATCGCCGCGACCAACCTGGCGCCGATCCTCAACCGCGACCGTGGCATCATCGCCGATACGGCGCGCGAGAACATCCAGACGACGCTCGACGAGTATGACAGCGGCATCAACATCGTCCGGGTCAACCTCGACACGGCCGACCCGCCGCGCGAGGTGATCGACGCCTTCCGCGAGGTGCAGGCCGCCGAGCAGGAACGTGATCGGCTGCAACGCCAGGCCGACGCCTATGCCAACCGCGTTCTGGCCGAGGCCCGCGGTGAAGCCGCGCAGGTTCTCGAACAGGCCGAGGGTTACCGGGCCCGCGTGGTCAACGAAGCCATCGGTGAGGCGAGCCGCTTCATCGCCGTGGCGCAGGAGTTCAACCAGGCCCCCGAAGTGACCCAGCGCCGTCTCTACCTCGAAACGGTCGAGCGCACGCTTGGCAAGATGGACAAGATCCTGCTGGACGAAGCCACCGGTGAAAACGGTCAGGGCGTGCTGCCCTACCTGCCGCTTGATCAATTGCGCCGGTCGCAGACCGACAACGGAGGATCGAACTGA
- the hflC gene encoding protease modulator HflC, with translation MRKSALLLPILAVVVIGILSSLYIVDEREKALVLQFGQIKKVVDEPGLGVKVPLIQEVVRYDRRILSLDTDAIEVTPSDDRRLVVDAFTRYRIADVVQFRQAVGIGGTRVAEDRLASVLNAQIREVLGADQVTSDTILSPQRRDLAVRILEQARASAAGLGLEIVDVRLKQTNLPQQNLDATFARMRAEREREAADEIARGNEAAQRVRAAADRTVVETVSNAEREAEIARGEADAERNRIYAEAFGNNPDFFSFYRSLSALERSMNQENSTIVFSPQSEFLGPMFDAVRADGLGEVAVDEIDLDRLREMAPETEISPDLPESERRRLEEDAAQQEAEQEAEAAETSGDEEADAGIVDPDEVDTDTEAEADAGIVDPDEVDTDTADEEPADDAAADDAAADEPAGEDVEN, from the coding sequence ATGCGTAAATCCGCGCTACTCCTTCCCATCCTCGCCGTTGTTGTCATCGGCATCCTGTCCTCGCTCTACATCGTGGACGAACGCGAGAAGGCCCTCGTGCTGCAATTCGGCCAGATCAAGAAGGTCGTCGACGAACCGGGCCTGGGCGTGAAGGTACCCCTGATCCAGGAAGTCGTGCGGTACGACCGCCGGATCCTGTCGCTGGATACCGACGCGATCGAGGTGACCCCGTCGGATGACCGCCGGCTGGTGGTCGACGCCTTCACCCGCTACCGGATCGCCGACGTGGTCCAGTTCCGGCAGGCTGTCGGCATCGGCGGCACCCGTGTCGCCGAAGACCGGCTGGCCTCGGTTCTGAACGCCCAGATCCGCGAGGTGCTGGGTGCCGACCAGGTCACATCCGACACGATCCTGTCGCCGCAGCGGCGTGACCTTGCCGTTCGCATCCTCGAACAGGCGCGCGCCAGCGCGGCGGGGCTTGGCCTCGAGATTGTCGACGTGCGGCTGAAGCAGACCAACCTGCCGCAGCAGAACCTCGACGCCACCTTCGCCCGGATGCGGGCGGAACGGGAACGCGAGGCTGCCGACGAGATCGCCCGCGGTAACGAGGCGGCGCAACGCGTGCGCGCCGCCGCCGACCGGACCGTGGTGGAAACCGTGTCGAACGCCGAACGCGAGGCCGAGATCGCCCGCGGTGAGGCCGATGCCGAACGGAACCGGATCTATGCCGAAGCCTTTGGCAACAATCCGGATTTCTTCTCCTTCTACCGGTCGCTCTCGGCGCTGGAACGGTCGATGAACCAGGAAAACTCGACCATCGTCTTCTCGCCGCAAAGCGAGTTCCTTGGCCCGATGTTCGACGCCGTGCGCGCCGACGGGCTGGGCGAGGTTGCCGTCGACGAGATCGACCTGGATCGCCTTCGCGAAATGGCCCCGGAAACCGAGATTTCCCCGGACCTGCCCGAAAGCGAGCGGCGGCGGCTGGAAGAGGACGCGGCCCAGCAGGAAGCCGAGCAGGAGGCCGAAGCGGCTGAAACCTCCGGGGACGAAGAGGCCGACGCCGGTATCGTCGACCCCGATGAGGTCGACACCGATACCGAAGCCGAAGCTGACGCCGGCATCGTCGATCCGGACGAGGTCGACACCGATACCGCCGATGAGGAACCGGCCGACGACGCGGCGGCCGACGACGCCGCCGCGGACGAGCCCGCCGGTGAGGATGTCGAAAATTGA
- a CDS encoding DUF2065 domain-containing protein: MIATFFLALGLVLVVEGLVYALAPSLVEQLLAALRAIPEDSRRLIGLASIAFGLLLVWCAKMLGA, encoded by the coding sequence TTGATCGCCACGTTTTTCCTGGCCCTCGGGCTGGTACTTGTGGTCGAGGGGCTGGTGTACGCACTGGCCCCTTCGCTTGTCGAGCAACTGCTGGCCGCGCTGCGCGCCATTCCGGAGGACAGCCGCCGGCTGATCGGGCTTGCGTCGATCGCCTTCGGGCTGCTTCTCGTGTGGTGCGCGAAGATGCTCGGCGCGTGA
- a CDS encoding DegQ family serine endoprotease — MLRAFWLTALAMGLVIAQAIAAQARPDSFADLADTVSPAVVNITTSTVVAQGTGPSPIVPEGSPFEDFFREFQDRNGDRPRRTSALGSGFVISEDGYVVTNNHVIESADEVIIEFFSGEELTAEVVGTDPKTDIALLKVDTDKPLPFVSFGDSDTARVGDWVIAMGNPLGQGFSVSAGIVSARNRALSGTYDDYIQTDAAINRGNSGGPLFNLDGQVIGVNTAILSPNGGSIGIGFSMASNVVTRVVDQLREYGETRRGWLGVRIQDVTDDVAEAIGLEKVSGALVTDVPEGPAAEAGMEAGDVIMSFDGKEVTDTRSLVRQVGNSPVGKTVRVVVFRDGKTKTLKVELGRREEAEGAIPAAQPGEDEPEAQETEKTVLGLTLAPLDDELREQLELDGDTEGLVVKDIDTLAEAYEKGMRAGDVITEAGQQKLRAIGDLEDRIADAREAGRKSLLLLVRRAGEPRFVALSLDEGENGGSSSE; from the coding sequence ATGCTGCGGGCCTTCTGGCTGACGGCGCTCGCCATGGGCCTCGTCATTGCCCAAGCCATCGCGGCACAGGCGCGCCCCGACAGTTTTGCCGACCTCGCTGACACGGTCAGCCCCGCGGTCGTCAACATCACCACGTCCACCGTGGTGGCGCAGGGCACCGGGCCCTCGCCGATCGTCCCCGAGGGTTCGCCCTTCGAGGACTTCTTCCGTGAATTCCAGGATCGCAACGGCGACCGGCCCCGCCGCACCTCGGCGCTGGGCTCGGGCTTCGTGATCTCGGAAGACGGCTACGTGGTCACCAACAACCACGTCATCGAAAGCGCCGACGAGGTGATCATCGAGTTCTTCTCGGGCGAGGAGCTGACGGCGGAAGTCGTGGGCACCGACCCCAAGACCGATATCGCGCTTCTGAAGGTCGATACGGACAAGCCGCTGCCCTTCGTCAGCTTCGGCGACAGCGACACCGCCCGCGTGGGCGACTGGGTGATCGCCATGGGCAACCCGCTGGGGCAGGGCTTCTCGGTGTCTGCCGGGATCGTTTCGGCCCGCAACCGGGCGCTCAGCGGTACCTATGACGACTACATCCAGACCGACGCCGCGATCAACCGCGGCAACTCGGGCGGGCCGCTGTTCAACCTCGATGGCCAGGTCATCGGCGTGAACACCGCGATCCTGTCGCCCAATGGCGGCTCGATCGGCATCGGCTTCTCGATGGCGTCGAACGTGGTGACCCGGGTGGTCGACCAGCTGCGCGAATACGGCGAAACCCGCCGCGGCTGGCTTGGCGTGCGCATCCAGGACGTGACCGACGACGTGGCCGAGGCGATTGGCCTCGAGAAGGTCTCGGGCGCCCTTGTCACCGACGTGCCCGAAGGCCCGGCCGCCGAGGCCGGCATGGAAGCGGGCGACGTGATCATGTCGTTCGACGGCAAGGAAGTCACCGACACCCGCAGCCTGGTGCGCCAGGTGGGCAACAGCCCGGTGGGCAAGACGGTGCGCGTGGTGGTCTTCCGTGACGGCAAGACCAAGACGCTGAAGGTCGAGCTTGGCCGCCGCGAAGAGGCCGAGGGCGCCATCCCCGCCGCCCAACCCGGCGAGGACGAGCCCGAAGCCCAGGAAACCGAGAAGACCGTTCTCGGCCTGACCCTCGCTCCGCTCGACGACGAGCTGCGCGAGCAGCTGGAGCTTGACGGCGATACCGAAGGCCTTGTGGTCAAGGATATCGACACGCTGGCAGAGGCCTACGAGAAGGGCATGCGCGCCGGTGACGTGATCACCGAGGCCGGCCAGCAGAAGCTGCGTGCCATCGGCGACCTGGAAGACCGCATCGCGGATGCACGGGAAGCCGGGCGCAAATCGCTCCTGCTTCTGGTCCGCCGCGCCGGCGAGCCGCGTTTCGTGGCGCTGTCGCTGGATGAAGGCGAAAACGGCGGCAGCAGCAGCGAGTAA